The proteins below come from a single Leptotrichia sp. oral taxon 223 genomic window:
- a CDS encoding GntR family transcriptional regulator gives MDLLVSEGLIIKRRGSGTFVKDMRDDDAIEIAMKKQFMGFKATHGSKKVTSDIIKFKVIPASAEIAEKLKIERNDFVYYIERVRYLNDEPCVIEYTYMPISTIKGLKENVLKDSIYEYIENTLNLSIQSAHRVIKADLPTDLEKKYLRIKEPIPILEVEQVAFLSNGQIFEYSKSRHRGDKTEIKMIEVR, from the coding sequence ATGGATTTACTGGTTTCAGAAGGGCTGATAATAAAAAGGAGAGGTTCTGGAACATTTGTAAAGGACATGAGGGATGACGATGCAATAGAAATCGCCATGAAAAAGCAGTTTATGGGATTTAAGGCAACTCATGGAAGTAAAAAGGTTACATCTGACATTATAAAGTTCAAAGTTATCCCGGCTTCAGCCGAAATAGCCGAAAAATTAAAAATAGAAAGAAATGATTTTGTCTATTATATTGAAAGAGTGCGTTACTTAAACGACGAACCTTGTGTTATCGAATACACCTATATGCCAATATCTACAATCAAAGGGTTAAAAGAGAATGTGTTAAAGGATTCTATTTATGAATATATAGAAAACACATTAAATTTAAGCATTCAAAGTGCACATAGGGTAATAAAGGCGGATTTACCAACGGATCTGGAAAAAAAGTATTTAAGAATCAAGGAGCCGATTCCTATTCTGGAAGTTGAACAAGTCGCTTTTCTATCAAACGGACAAATTTTTGAATATTCAAAATCGCGACATAGAGGGGATAAAACAGAAATAAAAATGATAGAAGTGAGATAA
- a CDS encoding GntR family transcriptional regulator, producing the protein MLKYREIAQELRNKIINGDYIPNEKLPNEKEMCEKYKASRITVKKPWIYWFQKG; encoded by the coding sequence ATGTTAAAATACAGGGAAATTGCTCAGGAATTAAGAAATAAAATAATAAATGGAGATTATATTCCAAATGAAAAGCTTCCAAATGAAAAGGAAATGTGTGAAAAATACAAGGCAAGCAGGATTACCGTAAAAAAGCCATGGATTTACTGGTTTCAGAAGGGCTGA
- a CDS encoding PTS transporter subunit EIIC: MERTFKEKLSEKLMSFAGIIGKNIYLLSLRDAFMLSFPLTMFGSILLVVTNFPGFSEKAREGLGALMGHSIESSMLLMSIFVSIGIGYYLYLYKNPKRTQDAIYSGAVALVSFFIVTPFSVIIWTSCNIESYTCNTVDTGITNNNFNCLFCNKNWINA, from the coding sequence ATGGAAAGAACTTTTAAGGAAAAATTATCTGAAAAATTAATGAGTTTTGCGGGAATTATTGGGAAAAATATTTATTTGCTTAGTTTAAGGGATGCTTTTATGCTTTCATTTCCGCTTACAATGTTTGGTTCAATTTTGCTTGTTGTAACAAACTTTCCCGGGTTTAGCGAAAAGGCTAGGGAAGGGCTTGGAGCTCTGATGGGACATTCGATAGAAAGCTCAATGCTGCTTATGTCGATATTTGTAAGCATAGGGATTGGTTATTATCTGTACTTGTATAAAAATCCGAAGAGAACGCAGGATGCAATATATTCTGGGGCTGTAGCGCTCGTATCATTTTTTATAGTAACGCCTTTTTCAGTCATTATTTGGACTTCCTGTAATATTGAATCCTATACTTGCAATACCGTGGATACTGGGATCACCAATAACAATTTCAATTGCCTATTTTGCAACAAAAATTGGATTAATGCCTAG